A single window of Cytobacillus dafuensis DNA harbors:
- a CDS encoding TrkH family potassium uptake protein, which produces MGKEKGFIAITRKYLKISPPQLLVLIFAFFIVLGTCLLKLPFATEKSISWVDALFTTTSAMTVTGLTVVDTASTYTLFGEIVIMCLIQVGGLGIMSFAVLIYLMLGRKIGFKERLVMQQALNQTSLGGIISLVRNLFLFSFAIEACAMLLLSLRWVPEYGWAKGLYYSLFHSVSAFNNAGFGLWEDNLIGFVGDPVINLVISLLFITGGIGFTVLIDLKKTKRFRELSLHSKLMIVSTFVINLVSMIIIFLLEYNNPNTLGPLSGWEKFWATYFQAVSPRTAGFNTIDLSGLEDTTAFYMIFLMFIGAGSASTGGGIKLTTFIIIILAVITFIRGKNDIVIFRKTISDSYIVKALAITIISLLFIIIAIFTLSITENQPFIKIAFEVMSAFGTVGLTMGLTGDLTEIGKGIIIFIMFLGKLGPLTLVFSFARRQQEQKIRYPREDILTG; this is translated from the coding sequence ATGGGGAAAGAAAAGGGTTTTATCGCCATTACAAGGAAGTATTTGAAAATTAGTCCACCCCAGCTTCTAGTACTTATTTTTGCTTTTTTTATTGTGTTGGGAACATGTTTATTAAAGCTTCCTTTTGCAACGGAAAAGTCCATTTCATGGGTTGACGCCCTTTTCACGACTACATCTGCTATGACAGTGACAGGCCTAACAGTAGTAGATACAGCATCGACCTATACCCTATTCGGTGAAATCGTGATTATGTGTTTAATTCAAGTGGGCGGACTTGGAATCATGTCCTTTGCTGTACTCATTTATTTGATGCTTGGGAGAAAAATCGGTTTTAAAGAACGACTTGTGATGCAGCAGGCTTTAAATCAGACCTCATTAGGAGGAATCATAAGCCTTGTACGCAACTTATTTTTATTTTCGTTTGCGATTGAAGCCTGTGCCATGCTACTGCTTTCCCTTCGCTGGGTTCCTGAATACGGTTGGGCAAAAGGTCTTTACTATAGCCTATTCCATTCTGTTTCAGCCTTTAATAATGCAGGGTTTGGACTTTGGGAAGATAACTTAATAGGATTTGTTGGAGATCCAGTCATTAACCTTGTTATTTCACTATTATTTATTACTGGCGGTATAGGTTTTACCGTATTAATTGATTTGAAGAAAACAAAGCGTTTCCGCGAACTTTCTTTACATTCCAAGCTCATGATCGTAAGCACATTTGTTATTAATCTTGTATCGATGATAATCATTTTTCTTCTTGAATATAATAACCCAAATACACTTGGCCCGTTGTCAGGATGGGAAAAGTTCTGGGCCACCTACTTTCAGGCAGTATCCCCAAGAACGGCTGGATTTAATACCATTGATTTAAGCGGATTAGAGGATACTACTGCCTTCTACATGATTTTTCTCATGTTTATAGGAGCAGGCAGTGCTTCAACAGGCGGCGGAATTAAATTAACAACCTTTATTATTATCATCCTAGCCGTCATCACCTTTATACGAGGGAAAAACGACATCGTCATCTTCAGAAAAACAATTAGTGATTCCTATATTGTAAAAGCATTAGCGATCACAATCATTAGTCTCCTTTTCATCATAATCGCTATTTTTACGTTGAGTATTACAGAGAATCAGCCTTTTATAAAAATTGCCTTTGAAGTCATGTCTGCTTTTGGCACGGTCGGTCTGACAATGGGACTTACAGGAGATCTAACTGAAATCGGCAAAGGAATCATCATATTCATTATGTTTCTCGGTAAACTAGGTCCTCTAACGCTCGTATTTTCATTTGCTCGCCGACAACAGGAACAAAAGATTCGATATCCGCGTGAGGATATTTTAACGGGGTGA
- a CDS encoding pyridoxamine 5'-phosphate oxidase family protein codes for MLFHEIITSEEELRSLLGTPGKNAANKVINHLDHHCKEFISKSPIVFVSTSNADGHCDTSPRGDFPGFVHIMDDHHFVIPERPGNKRMDTLRNILENPYIGLLFVIPGLEETLRINGKAGVIKDPDILENMTAFGKTPLLGVAVQVEECYIHCAKAFKRSKLWQPETWLLQSDLPYPPQILADHINIQGVDVENVKASLEESYEKRLY; via the coding sequence ATGTTATTTCATGAGATCATTACATCCGAAGAGGAGCTTCGTTCCTTATTAGGCACTCCAGGTAAGAATGCCGCCAATAAAGTAATCAATCATTTAGATCATCACTGCAAAGAGTTTATTTCAAAGTCTCCGATTGTTTTTGTTTCTACCTCTAATGCAGATGGGCATTGTGATACATCTCCTCGCGGGGATTTCCCTGGATTTGTACATATAATGGATGACCATCATTTCGTTATTCCAGAACGGCCAGGAAATAAGCGAATGGACACACTAAGAAATATTTTAGAAAATCCATATATTGGCCTTCTATTTGTGATTCCAGGATTAGAAGAAACACTGCGAATTAACGGGAAAGCGGGCGTTATCAAAGATCCAGACATACTTGAAAATATGACCGCTTTCGGAAAAACTCCTTTACTAGGTGTTGCTGTTCAAGTTGAAGAATGCTATATCCATTGTGCGAAAGCCTTCAAGCGTTCCAAGCTTTGGCAGCCAGAAACATGGCTTCTACAATCAGACCTGCCCTATCCTCCCCAAATCCTCGCTGATCACATTAATATACAAGGAGTGGACGTTGAAAACGTGAAAGCTTCTTTGGAGGAAAGCTACGAAAAGAGATTGTATTGA
- a CDS encoding EamA family transporter has translation MNNFKYTLSIFIGACSYGVLASIVKTGLQAGHTVYELTGSQYLFGFLLLLLTIPFIKRVKISFKQAGALMMTGTALSLTGIFYGLSLDRVPASLAIVLLFQFTWLGILIEALFERKWPSKNKIISAIFLILGTIFASNLISSSGQPIQFDGLIYGLLSAITYAIFIFASGKVATGVPSIQRSIFITLGGLLILVFIAGPILFKTGIHLDGLWKYSLSMAFFGAIFPIVLFAIGTPKIDAGLATIIGSAELPAAIFAAMLILGEEISRIQMFGIALILIGISIPQLRFQKFSRSRLET, from the coding sequence ATGAACAACTTCAAGTATACACTATCGATTTTCATCGGTGCCTGCAGCTATGGGGTTTTGGCTTCAATTGTCAAAACGGGATTACAGGCTGGTCATACTGTTTATGAGCTAACAGGCAGTCAATATCTTTTCGGATTTTTGCTACTTTTACTTACTATTCCTTTTATCAAACGGGTAAAGATCTCCTTTAAACAGGCTGGGGCACTCATGATGACTGGTACTGCCTTAAGCTTAACTGGGATTTTTTATGGATTAAGCCTTGATCGTGTTCCTGCTTCGCTTGCCATTGTCCTCTTGTTTCAATTTACTTGGCTGGGAATCTTAATTGAGGCACTTTTTGAAAGGAAATGGCCGAGCAAAAATAAGATTATTTCTGCGATCTTTCTGATTCTCGGTACCATTTTCGCTAGTAACCTAATTTCTAGCAGCGGCCAGCCTATTCAATTTGATGGGCTGATTTATGGACTGTTATCTGCTATTACGTATGCCATATTTATTTTTGCAAGTGGGAAAGTGGCAACTGGAGTGCCTAGTATTCAGCGAAGCATTTTTATTACTTTGGGTGGCCTTCTGATTCTTGTATTCATTGCTGGCCCCATTCTTTTCAAAACTGGCATTCATTTAGATGGTTTATGGAAATATAGCTTATCGATGGCCTTTTTTGGCGCCATTTTCCCGATTGTTCTCTTTGCTATTGGCACACCGAAAATTGATGCAGGTCTTGCTACAATTATTGGATCAGCAGAACTCCCTGCAGCGATCTTTGCCGCCATGCTCATCTTAGGTGAAGAAATATCTAGAATCCAAATGTTTGGAATCGCACTCATCTTAATTGGGATCTCCATTCCACAGCTGCGTTTTCAAAAATTTTCTCGAAGTAGACTAGAAACATAA
- a CDS encoding VC0807 family protein, whose product MKNNIVLLDIIFYVVFPLMVWNFGRDWIGDYLAMILSTVPGILYSLYRFFELKKVNFFGIFLLTNLIITFLIDVLAGSAIQLLWNNVIYSFILGFIFIGTILVRKPIFLYMALDLSEMQGNDRNEMKALFFGKKILTIFRWITAGFALKFIILAAIKTWLIQQYGVEAFDKGIIIRQILNWGFTIVSLSGFYFINKELGKNSPFENKETPNSENSAFRKT is encoded by the coding sequence TTGAAAAATAATATTGTTCTGCTTGATATCATTTTTTACGTTGTCTTTCCGTTAATGGTGTGGAATTTTGGTCGGGATTGGATTGGGGATTACTTAGCCATGATCCTTTCAACTGTTCCGGGCATTCTTTACAGCCTCTACCGCTTCTTTGAGCTTAAGAAAGTAAATTTCTTCGGGATTTTTTTACTAACTAATTTAATCATCACTTTCCTTATCGATGTTCTTGCCGGATCCGCCATACAGCTGCTATGGAATAATGTTATTTATTCATTTATTTTAGGCTTCATTTTCATTGGAACCATTTTGGTAAGGAAGCCAATTTTCCTCTATATGGCGCTTGATTTATCCGAAATGCAAGGCAATGACCGTAATGAAATGAAAGCTCTCTTCTTTGGAAAAAAAATATTAACGATATTCAGATGGATTACTGCTGGTTTTGCTTTAAAATTTATTATTCTGGCAGCGATCAAAACTTGGCTTATTCAGCAATACGGAGTGGAAGCCTTTGATAAAGGAATTATCATAAGACAGATATTAAATTGGGGCTTTACCATTGTATCTTTGAGTGGCTTTTATTTTATCAACAAGGAGCTAGGAAAGAACTCTCCCTTCGAAAATAAAGAAACACCAAACAGTGAAAATTCGGCTTTTAGAAAGACTTAG
- a CDS encoding Dps family protein — translation MENLYSALNVQIANWSVLYTKLHRYHWFVKGPLFFTLHEKFEELYNESATVVDEVAERLLASGGTPVATMKEYLSIATIQESNGETNADEMVSSLVADYKQLKAELKELAELADQHDHDVINDLAVGLLVKLEGHIWMLNAYLGK, via the coding sequence ATGGAAAACTTATATTCAGCATTAAATGTTCAAATTGCAAACTGGAGTGTCCTTTATACGAAGCTGCACCGCTATCATTGGTTTGTAAAAGGTCCATTATTCTTTACACTTCATGAAAAATTCGAGGAACTTTACAATGAATCTGCTACAGTAGTTGATGAAGTAGCCGAGCGCCTTCTTGCAAGTGGCGGAACTCCCGTTGCGACAATGAAAGAATATTTAAGCATAGCAACGATTCAAGAATCCAATGGTGAAACAAACGCTGATGAAATGGTTTCTAGCTTAGTTGCAGACTATAAGCAATTAAAAGCTGAGCTAAAGGAATTAGCTGAGCTGGCAGATCAACATGATCATGATGTCATTAATGATCTTGCTGTAGGATTACTCGTAAAGCTTGAAGGACATATCTGGATGCTTAATGCTTATTTAGGAAAATAA
- a CDS encoding sulfite exporter TauE/SafE family protein, whose protein sequence is MTIMLFFLLGACISVLSGFFGVGGGFILTPLLMLLGFSPIEAVTTSLLFTLGTSFSGITTHIRYKNILWKNGLILGVSGMVSTQLARPFVIFLEKRGLDELVIPIFYIMLLSYFALKMFKQGKKTTAIVEEPISLSPIKMIFIGAFAGFVSTTLGVGGGFIIVPLSVSFLGFEPKKAVGTSLFTIFLIVPAAFLSYAFTVPINYKVSLLLVAGGLIGSSFGAKLTRYYENKEISLLLSGIYIATLISVVFKLINLSLAGVILLGCFILYFLIRSIMKIRSFNAKVKESE, encoded by the coding sequence ATGACTATCATGTTGTTTTTTTTATTGGGTGCGTGTATCAGTGTATTATCGGGTTTTTTCGGGGTAGGCGGGGGATTTATTTTGACCCCTTTGCTCATGTTGCTTGGATTTTCTCCGATTGAGGCTGTGACGACAAGCTTATTATTTACGCTAGGGACATCATTTTCAGGAATTACGACTCATATTCGCTATAAGAATATTCTTTGGAAAAATGGTCTGATCCTCGGAGTGAGTGGTATGGTATCTACTCAGCTTGCACGTCCATTTGTCATTTTTCTTGAAAAACGTGGATTGGATGAATTGGTTATTCCGATATTTTATATCATGTTATTATCTTATTTTGCGTTGAAAATGTTTAAACAAGGGAAAAAGACAACCGCAATCGTAGAGGAGCCTATTTCTCTATCTCCCATAAAAATGATTTTTATCGGTGCCTTTGCAGGATTTGTGTCTACAACTTTAGGGGTAGGCGGAGGATTTATTATTGTGCCGCTTTCAGTTTCCTTTTTAGGCTTTGAGCCAAAGAAAGCAGTTGGTACGAGCTTGTTTACGATTTTTCTCATCGTTCCAGCAGCCTTTTTATCCTATGCTTTCACTGTTCCTATTAATTATAAAGTAAGCTTATTGCTTGTAGCAGGGGGATTAATCGGATCTTCCTTTGGTGCTAAGCTGACAAGATATTATGAAAATAAAGAAATAAGCCTCCTTCTAAGCGGCATTTATATTGCTACGTTAATCAGCGTTGTTTTTAAGCTTATCAACTTAAGTTTGGCAGGAGTAATTTTATTAGGATGCTTTATTTTGTACTTCTTAATCAGATCCATCATGAAAATTCGAAGTTTTAATGCAAAAGTAAAAGAATCGGAATAA
- a CDS encoding ABC transporter ATP-binding protein, with translation MADTVLEIEKLKVGIVDDDHKIAIVNGISFHLDKGETLGIVGESGCGKSMTSLSLMGLLPPGVQWLDGDIRAKNLSFKDLKKREWRKVRGKRLAMIFQEPMSSLNPVYTIGKQIMEMVLSHENISKGEARVRALNMLKLVGIPRPEQVLDEYPHQLSGGMRQRVMIAIALSCNPEILIADEPTTALDVTIQAQILELMKSLQDQLNMSIILITHDLGVVAEMCDRVIVMYAGEIVEEASTVDLFDIPKHPYTKGLLSSLPNVNEEKEYLSSIPGVVPAPGKMPIGCRFAPRCALVHDRCKSDPPLFEADGSKVQCWLYEKGDSEVVV, from the coding sequence ATGGCTGATACAGTTTTAGAGATTGAAAAACTCAAAGTCGGGATAGTAGATGATGATCATAAAATTGCCATTGTGAACGGTATAAGCTTTCATCTCGATAAAGGGGAAACACTTGGGATTGTCGGTGAGTCGGGCTGCGGAAAAAGTATGACCTCGCTGTCCCTTATGGGTTTGCTTCCGCCAGGTGTCCAGTGGCTGGATGGCGATATCCGGGCTAAAAACCTCAGCTTTAAGGATCTCAAAAAAAGGGAATGGCGAAAAGTCAGAGGGAAAAGACTTGCAATGATTTTTCAAGAGCCAATGAGCTCTCTAAATCCTGTTTATACAATTGGAAAACAAATCATGGAAATGGTCTTAAGCCATGAAAATATATCCAAAGGTGAAGCAAGGGTACGAGCGCTAAATATGTTAAAGCTTGTTGGAATTCCTAGACCTGAGCAAGTGCTTGATGAATATCCGCACCAGCTTTCTGGAGGAATGCGGCAAAGGGTGATGATCGCTATTGCTCTTTCCTGTAATCCTGAGATCTTAATTGCCGACGAGCCTACCACGGCGCTGGACGTAACTATTCAAGCCCAAATTCTTGAATTGATGAAGAGCCTGCAGGACCAGCTTAATATGTCGATCATATTGATTACCCATGATCTTGGTGTTGTTGCTGAAATGTGTGACAGGGTCATCGTCATGTATGCCGGTGAAATCGTGGAGGAGGCATCTACAGTTGACCTTTTCGATATTCCGAAGCACCCGTATACAAAAGGCCTTCTATCATCACTTCCAAACGTAAATGAAGAAAAGGAATATCTTTCTTCCATTCCGGGCGTCGTTCCAGCACCAGGAAAAATGCCGATAGGCTGCCGCTTTGCCCCTCGCTGTGCACTTGTGCATGACCGATGCAAAAGCGACCCGCCATTATTTGAAGCGGATGGCTCAAAGGTACAATGCTGGCTTTATGAAAAAGGGGATTCGGAGGTGGTCGTGTGA
- a CDS encoding ABC transporter ATP-binding protein has product MKYFPIKGGIFGKKTLKHVKAVDGVSFDVKEGETFGIVGESGCGKSTTGRTILRLLEPTNGKIVFQGKNITELNKTEMRRLRKDIQIIFQDPYASLNPRMKVKETIEEPLINFGITDRSEREKRVLEVADQVGLSKAQLERFPHAFSGGQRQRIGIARALISKPKLIIADEPVSALDVSIQSQVLNLMRDLQKEFGLTYIFISHDLSVVKHFCDRIGVMYLGKMVEVADKKSLYDKPLHPYAEALLSALPSPHPLQKKERIILKGDVPSPSNPPSGCTFHPRCFSCMDVCKTAKPSLQPANSQHMVSCHLYHEPNEHQAVLGDLYEQDC; this is encoded by the coding sequence ATGAAATACTTCCCGATAAAGGGAGGGATTTTCGGCAAAAAGACTTTGAAGCATGTTAAAGCGGTTGATGGAGTTTCATTTGATGTAAAGGAAGGGGAAACATTCGGTATTGTTGGCGAGTCCGGCTGCGGCAAAAGCACAACAGGCAGGACCATTCTTAGGCTGCTTGAACCGACAAACGGAAAAATAGTTTTTCAAGGGAAAAATATCACAGAACTAAATAAAACAGAGATGAGAAGGTTAAGAAAGGATATCCAAATCATCTTTCAGGATCCCTATGCATCATTAAACCCAAGAATGAAAGTGAAAGAAACGATTGAAGAACCATTGATTAATTTCGGTATAACAGACAGAAGCGAACGGGAAAAAAGAGTGCTTGAAGTAGCTGACCAAGTTGGTTTGTCAAAGGCACAGCTTGAAAGGTTTCCCCATGCATTCTCAGGCGGCCAGCGGCAAAGAATAGGCATCGCGAGGGCGCTAATTTCAAAGCCAAAGCTAATTATCGCCGATGAGCCGGTTTCCGCTCTTGATGTATCCATTCAGTCACAGGTTCTCAATTTAATGAGAGATTTGCAGAAGGAATTTGGCCTGACCTATATTTTTATCTCGCATGACCTAAGCGTCGTCAAACATTTCTGCGACCGAATCGGGGTTATGTATCTAGGAAAAATGGTGGAAGTTGCGGATAAGAAAAGTTTATATGATAAGCCGCTTCACCCTTACGCTGAAGCCCTTTTATCCGCATTGCCAAGCCCGCATCCATTGCAGAAGAAAGAACGGATTATTTTAAAAGGAGATGTCCCAAGTCCATCTAATCCGCCAAGTGGCTGCACATTCCACCCAAGATGCTTCTCATGCATGGATGTCTGCAAAACGGCAAAGCCTTCACTTCAGCCAGCTAACAGCCAGCATATGGTTTCTTGTCATTTATATCACGAACCGAATGAACATCAAGCGGTCTTAGGAGATTTATATGAGCAAGACTGTTAA
- a CDS encoding IclR family transcriptional regulator, translating into MSKTVKKALQLLDIFTEEKPYWKLDEISNFTGVPKPTVFRLLRTFVELGYLKKMSFQHEGLVIDGEVYGLGIKFLEMGERVAARFEIRHIAFPYMQKLQAQFNEAVQLITREQFEGVYIEKVESTRPVRLYTRVGRHAPLYAGACSRVILAFLNDEFIEEVLEEPIIKYASQTPATKEEVLRLVKQIREDGFAYSDSELEDGTASIAVPIFNRFGDVEYSISIAGFSTSLPKGKIHDFIGDLWIAAAEISRKIGYNNPYPYG; encoded by the coding sequence ATGAGCAAGACTGTTAAAAAGGCACTTCAGCTATTGGATATTTTCACGGAGGAAAAGCCATATTGGAAATTGGATGAAATATCGAATTTTACAGGAGTCCCAAAACCAACTGTATTTCGACTTTTAAGAACCTTCGTGGAGCTTGGATACTTAAAAAAAATGTCTTTTCAGCATGAGGGGCTAGTCATTGATGGCGAGGTATACGGGCTCGGCATTAAGTTCCTAGAAATGGGAGAACGCGTGGCAGCCCGATTTGAAATCCGCCATATAGCGTTTCCTTATATGCAGAAACTTCAGGCTCAGTTTAATGAAGCCGTTCAGCTCATCACGAGAGAACAGTTCGAGGGTGTGTACATTGAAAAAGTAGAAAGCACACGTCCTGTTCGATTATATACAAGGGTTGGGCGCCATGCTCCCTTATATGCTGGGGCATGTTCTAGAGTCATCCTTGCCTTTCTAAATGATGAATTCATCGAAGAAGTTTTAGAAGAGCCAATCATTAAGTATGCGAGCCAAACACCGGCAACGAAAGAGGAAGTTCTTCGTTTAGTCAAGCAAATTAGAGAAGATGGCTTTGCTTACAGTGATTCTGAATTAGAGGATGGGACGGCCTCTATTGCTGTTCCGATTTTTAACCGCTTTGGGGATGTTGAGTACTCCATAAGTATTGCCGGTTTTTCTACTAGTCTTCCAAAGGGGAAAATTCATGATTTTATTGGGGATCTGTGGATAGCAGCAGCGGAAATTTCAAGAAAGATAGGTTATAACAATCCATATCCATATGGGTGA
- a CDS encoding ABC transporter substrate-binding protein produces MKKKLSFLFTLLMIFTLVLSACSSGGSSEKAGSDTSKENSKEENPVKDRGNEIIVGVSAEPQNWDPIDTFLLDWSTIATSVFEGLVDRTLDLELQPGLAESWEYLDDSTLQFKLRQGVTFHNGEPFNAEAVKFTFDRLLGPEGQKGPQYSNYNTIDKVEIVDEYTVNFKLNAKDPVLLTKLAGYGAVIVPPNYIKENGDDHFNNNPVGTGPFKMTGYKRDQEIVLEKNPNYWKEGLPKLDKVTFKVIPEASTRLAELQTGKIDIMKRVEVAQAKTIKDTSFLELKEIGSPTVFAIRFDTAKKPLDNKLVRQAINYAIDKDAIIKEILGGYGYPISTFQSELSFGNNPNLKPYSYDPEKAKELLNEAGVKEGTELDFFIPGNDGNFKEIAQVVSFYLEEVGLKVNIQTADGTTMNSDLIPNGNAGHMYRNGWGGWTLDFDNTAYQMYAEGEFWNPSFKDAKVEELLAAERSTVDQAEREKIFKELTEVLYELAPEVNLYQAVDLYAANKRVQNFQPPHEDRMRLEEVSVK; encoded by the coding sequence ATGAAGAAGAAATTGTCATTCCTGTTTACCCTTTTGATGATCTTTACCCTTGTGTTGTCAGCATGTTCTTCTGGAGGAAGCAGTGAAAAGGCTGGCTCAGACACGAGCAAAGAGAATAGCAAAGAAGAGAACCCAGTAAAAGATCGAGGAAATGAAATTATTGTTGGTGTTTCTGCAGAACCGCAGAACTGGGATCCAATCGATACTTTCTTATTGGATTGGAGTACAATCGCAACTTCCGTTTTTGAAGGCCTTGTGGATCGTACATTGGATCTAGAGCTTCAGCCAGGTCTTGCAGAGAGCTGGGAGTATCTAGATGACAGTACTCTTCAATTTAAATTGCGTCAAGGCGTAACCTTCCATAATGGAGAGCCGTTCAATGCCGAAGCTGTTAAATTTACATTTGATCGCTTATTAGGCCCTGAAGGTCAAAAGGGACCGCAATATTCTAACTACAATACGATTGATAAAGTTGAAATTGTTGATGAGTATACCGTTAATTTTAAGCTTAATGCAAAGGATCCTGTGCTGTTAACAAAGCTTGCCGGCTATGGCGCAGTTATTGTTCCTCCTAACTATATTAAAGAAAATGGCGACGATCATTTCAACAATAATCCAGTTGGAACTGGACCGTTCAAAATGACAGGCTACAAGCGTGATCAGGAAATTGTTTTAGAAAAGAATCCAAATTACTGGAAAGAAGGACTTCCAAAGCTTGACAAGGTAACATTCAAAGTAATTCCAGAAGCTTCTACAAGATTAGCTGAACTTCAAACTGGAAAGATCGATATCATGAAGCGTGTCGAAGTGGCTCAAGCTAAAACGATAAAAGATACTAGTTTCCTAGAATTAAAAGAAATTGGTTCTCCAACAGTTTTTGCGATTCGCTTTGATACAGCTAAAAAGCCATTGGATAACAAGTTAGTTAGACAAGCTATTAACTATGCGATTGATAAAGATGCGATTATTAAAGAAATTTTGGGCGGTTACGGCTATCCAATCAGCACCTTCCAAAGTGAACTATCTTTCGGTAACAACCCTAACTTAAAGCCCTATTCATATGATCCAGAAAAAGCAAAAGAATTGTTAAACGAGGCGGGAGTGAAAGAGGGTACTGAGCTAGACTTTTTCATTCCAGGTAATGATGGAAACTTTAAAGAGATTGCCCAAGTGGTATCCTTCTACTTAGAAGAGGTTGGTTTAAAGGTAAATATTCAAACTGCTGATGGAACAACCATGAATTCTGATTTAATTCCAAACGGAAACGCAGGCCATATGTACCGCAACGGATGGGGCGGATGGACGCTTGACTTTGATAATACAGCATACCAAATGTACGCTGAAGGTGAGTTCTGGAACCCTTCATTTAAAGACGCAAAGGTTGAAGAATTGCTTGCTGCAGAGCGCTCAACTGTTGATCAGGCAGAACGTGAGAAAATCTTTAAAGAGTTAACAGAGGTTCTTTATGAGCTTGCACCAGAGGTTAACTTATATCAAGCCGTAGATCTATACGCTGCGAATAAACGTGTTCAAAACTTCCAGCCGCCTCATGAGGACCGTATGAGGTTAGAAGAAGTTTCAGTGAAGTAA
- the nikB gene encoding nickel ABC transporter permease, which translates to MLAYVIRRLLHTVLVVFAISLLIFFSIRLTGDPVTVMFSAGEPTKEAIEQLRASLGLDEPLYVQYLIFIKGLLTFDFGESFRSGGPVIDLIMEKAGATLALAVGGMTVAILIAFPVGILSAVKRGTAVDIFGRIFSLMGISFPNFWLGIMLILIFSVNLQWLPSSGFDGFSSLILPSITLGMILSGILARLVRSSMLEVMNQQYVSTAKSKGISDWAVIIKHAFRNALLPTVTFIGLQFGALLGGTVIVEQIFAWPGIGRLIIDAINQRDYPVVQGGVIFLAVIMVVVNLIVDLSYSLIDPRIKAGGSGKA; encoded by the coding sequence ATGCTTGCTTATGTAATTCGAAGATTACTTCACACCGTTTTAGTCGTATTTGCCATTTCATTATTAATCTTTTTTTCCATTCGTTTAACAGGTGACCCGGTAACAGTCATGTTTTCGGCCGGTGAACCGACAAAAGAGGCAATTGAGCAATTAAGAGCTAGCCTCGGTCTGGATGAACCATTATATGTTCAGTATTTAATCTTTATAAAAGGCCTTCTTACTTTCGATTTTGGTGAATCATTTAGAAGCGGGGGCCCTGTCATTGATCTCATTATGGAAAAGGCAGGCGCTACGTTAGCCCTTGCAGTAGGAGGAATGACTGTTGCCATTTTAATCGCCTTTCCTGTAGGAATTTTGTCTGCGGTTAAGCGAGGAACAGCTGTTGATATCTTTGGCCGGATTTTTTCATTAATGGGGATCTCATTCCCGAACTTCTGGTTAGGTATCATGCTTATTCTTATTTTTTCCGTTAATTTACAATGGCTTCCTTCATCAGGCTTTGATGGTTTTTCAAGCCTAATTTTACCTTCTATCACCTTAGGGATGATTTTGTCTGGAATTTTAGCAAGACTTGTCCGGTCATCCATGCTTGAAGTGATGAACCAGCAATATGTATCAACAGCCAAGTCAAAGGGAATCAGTGATTGGGCTGTCATTATCAAGCATGCCTTCCGAAATGCCTTATTGCCTACTGTTACATTTATTGGCCTGCAGTTTGGCGCATTGCTTGGCGGGACGGTTATCGTTGAACAGATTTTTGCTTGGCCGGGGATTGGACGTCTCATTATCGATGCCATCAATCAAAGGGATTATCCAGTCGTTCAGGGCGGCGTTATTTTCCTAGCTGTTATCATGGTAGTCGTCAATTTGATCGTAGATTTAAGCTATTCATTGATTGATCCAAGAATTAAAGCCGGAGGGAGTGGAAAAGCATGA